The genomic stretch TCAATTTCACCACCAGTGAAAATATCAGACCAATCATTGGCTTGGCCTTTACCTTCAATGATGATGCCATCATCGGTCGGGGTACATTGAATGCCCATGGTTTGTAAGCCATCTGCCATCACTTGGATACGATCTGATTCTTTCACCCGTAATTCAGCCGCACCCGTTAAGATGGTTTGACCTTCTGCACACGCAGCAGCAATAAATAATGCTGGGAATTCATCAATCGCCAATGGCACTTGATCTTCGGGAATATGAATGCCTTTTAAAGTGCGACTACCACGAATACGAATGTCTGCAATCGGTTCACCGCCTGCGATACGCTCATTTTCAACGGTCAGATCTGCACCCATTTGTTTTAAAATTTCAATGATTCCGGTGCGTGTTGGGTTAATTCCAACCGCTTCCAAAGTCACATCAGCATTTTCACAAATCGCAGCGCCCACCATAAAGAATGCTGCAGAAGAAATATCTGAAGGTACTTGAATATGTGTTGCGGTTAACTTACCACCACCTTGCAGTGAAATACGATTGCCTTCGGTTTTCACCTCATAACCAAAAGCACGTAACATACGTTCAGTATGGTCACGGGTTGGTTCAGGTTCAGTGACCGATGTTTCACCTTCTGCCCACAATGCCGCCAGTAAAATGCCTGATTTCACTTGTGCCGAAGCCATTGGCAAATCGTAATGAATGCCTTTTAACTGCTGCTGACCAGTCATCGAAACTGGTGGTGTGCCACGCTCACCGGTGGTTTGAATCTGTGCGCCCATCAAACGTAAAGGTTTAGCGACACGTTCCATTGGTCGTTTTGTTAGAGATGCATCGCCAGTCATCACCGAGTCAAACTGCTGTGCCGACAGCATGCCTGACAATAGGCGCATTGAGGTACCAGAGTTCCCCATATACAACGCGCTCACTGGTGCTTTTAGCCCATGCATGCCCACACCATGAATGGTCACTTGACCATTTTTCGGACCTTCGATACTTACGCCCATATCACGGAAAGCTTGTAGCGTTGCTAAAGCATCTTCACCTTCTAAGAAACCACTGACTTGAGTGGTACCTTCCGCGATCGCCCCAAACATAATTGAGCGATGTGACACCGACTTGTCACCGGGAATCGTGAATTTACCGTTGAAGCGATGCGATCCAGGCAAAATATTAAATTGTTGGGTCACCTTATTTTTCTCCATTAAAGGTTTTTTCGCGAGCATATGATTAAAATGTTGTCTGGCTGCTTGCGCATGTCCAAGCATCCCCATCAACGCATGCGAATCATCTGTTTCAATCAGTTGACGTAAAGATTTCAATTGTGCTTCAAAACCATCGACCGCATTTAAGATCGCCGTTTTATTGGCAAAGAAGATATCGTGCCACATTTCTGGGTCGCTGGCTGCAATGCGAGAGAAGTCGCGAAAACCGCCGGCTGCATAACGAAAGATATCGTAATTGTCTTGGCGACTGGCCAATTGCTCAACCAAGTTAAATGCCATTAAATGTGGTAAATGACTGGTATGAGCAAGCACTTCATCATGCTTTTGCACATCCATACAAATCACTTCAGCACGGGCAGCCTGCCACAATTGAGTCAATTTCTCGACCGCCCATGGTGCACTGCTGTCCAGTGGGGTCAAAATCACTTTATGATCAGCAAACAAATCTGCACGTCCAGCATGTACACCGGTATGTTCAGCGCCTGCAATCGGGTGCCCAGGTACAAAACCCTCAGGAAAACCTTCAGGGAATACTGCTGCAGCAGCGGCGACCACATTGCCTTTGGTGCTACCAACGTCAGTTAAAATAACGTTTTTTGACAAATACGGTTTAATTGTTTCAAGTACTTGCTGGGTGGCACGAACAGGTAAAGCCAACACCACTAAATCTGCACCTTGAACAGCATCAATGGCTTGGCTGAATCCTGTATCGATCAGGCCCAAAGCTTTGGCATCTGCTAAGGTTTGTTTGGAACGTGTTGAGGCCACAACCTCAACCGCTAAATGCTGTTGTTTAATGACGCGTGCAAGGCTCGAACCGATCAGTCCGAGCCCAATAAATGCAACTTTTTGAAATAACGGCTGTAACATAGCAGTGACTTATAGCACCGCGATCGGATATGAGCCCAGCACACGGACTTCTTTGACCAATGGGCGGATTTCTGCAATCGCAGCTTTCACATTGTCTTGCTCAATATGACCTTCTAAGTCGATAAAGAACACATATGCCCATTTCTCTGGCAATGCAGGACGGGTTTCAATGCTGGTCAAGCTGATATTGTGCTTGGCGAATGGCGCTAGAATTTCAAGCAGTGCCCCTGCACGGTCATGAGCGGAAATCAGTAATGAGGTTTTATCATTGCCACTTTGTGGTACTTTCTCACGGCCAATCACCAAGAAACGTGTGGTGTTTTCTGGGTTGTCTTCGATATTGCTGTGAAAAATTTCAAGATCGTACAAGCTAGCAGCCACATCTGATGCAATCGCAGCAGAATGCCATTCATTGCGAATACGGCGTGCCGCTTCAGCATTCGAGCTAAGCGGTACCCGCTCAATGCTTGGATAATGCGCATCTAACCATTTACGACATTGTGCCAAGGTTTGTTGATGCGCATAAATTTGTTTAATACTGTCTTTGCGGGTATTGCTCGATACCAAGAACTGATGATGAATACGCAATTCAACTTCACCAATCACATTAACATGCGAGGCTTTAAAACAGTCTAAAGTATGGTTAACGATCCCTTCAGAAGAGTTCTCAACCGGTACTAAACCATAATGCGCACTGCCCGCTTCCACTTCACGGAAAACTTCATCAATGGTCGGCAGTGGGCGAACCAAGGCATCCTGTCCAAAATGCTTCAATACAGCAGAATGGGTAAATGTCCCTTCAGGCCCTAAAAATGCAATGCTTTGTGGGGCTTCAAGTGCCAAACAAGCTGACATGATTTCACGGAACAAACGTGCCATGGTCACATCAGAAATTGGGCCCTCATTACGTTCCATGACACGGCGCAACACTTGTGCTTCACGCTCAGGTCGATAAAACATCGGGTTCTCTTCAGCTGCAAATTTGGCTTTCGCGACTGCCTCTGCCAAACTGGCACGACGATTAATCAATTGCTGAAGTTGTTGATCGACCGAATCAATTTCATCACGAATTTGATTTAGATTAAGAGAAGACGAATTGTTTTGACCATCATGGACCATGTGTAATACTGCCCTATTTCAATAATGTTTTTTTAAATCAAACTGAGTATAACAAGACTTCGATTTGAATTGGTACGCTCAACAACTTTTTATCTTTTCCAAATAGGTACTTTTAGCATTTATTTAGCTCAAATTGCTTAAATGCACATAAAAATAAGCCTAAATATATTTAAACCTCATTAAGGTTTAGATCATTTAGGCTTAGATCATTTTCACTGTAAATATATTGCTTAACGACCGATCATTCCGCGTGCCACAATTTCTTTCATAATCTCATTGGTGCCACCATAGATGCGTTGGATTCGTGCATCGGTGAAAAAGCGTGAAATCGGGTATTCGGTCATATAACCATAACCGCCAAACAGTTGCAGTAAACTATCTGCCACTTTCATTTGCATGTCACTGCTAAAGGCTTTCAGTGCGGCCGCTGTTTCCACATCAAGTTTATCCTGTTTATACAGAGTCAAATTTCGCTCATAAAAGGCAGCCGTTGCCAGTTCATCAATTTTTGCCTGTGCCAGCACAAAACGCGTATTTTGAAATTGGCCAATCGCTTGACCAAAAGCTTGCCGTTCTTGCACATAGTGTTTAGTAATATCAATCGCACCACGTATCGCACCCAATGCGGTTGCCGCAATCGCCGTACGTTCACGTGGGAGTTCTTGCATTAAATAAGCAAAGCCTTGGCCTGCTTGACCAAGCAGTTGATCTGCTGGCACTTTAACGTTGTCATAAAATAATTCAGAAGTATCTTGTGAATGTAGACCGATTTTATCTAAGTTAGTGCCTTTTTTAAAACCATCCAAATGCGTGTCGACCAACAACAACGATACGCCTTTGGCTCGTGCCTGCGGATCAGTTTTTACTGCCAACACCACCAAATCGGCATGTTGACCATTTGAAATAAAAGTCTTTGAACCATTTAGGAGATAATGATCACCTTGTAAAATTGCACTACTGCGCATGGCTTGTAAATCAGATCCAGCGCCTGGTTCAGTCATGCCAATGGCACCGACGACTTCGCCTGTAACCATTTTAGGCAA from Acinetobacter pullicarnis encodes the following:
- the pheA gene encoding prephenate dehydratase, yielding MVHDGQNNSSSLNLNQIRDEIDSVDQQLQQLINRRASLAEAVAKAKFAAEENPMFYRPEREAQVLRRVMERNEGPISDVTMARLFREIMSACLALEAPQSIAFLGPEGTFTHSAVLKHFGQDALVRPLPTIDEVFREVEAGSAHYGLVPVENSSEGIVNHTLDCFKASHVNVIGEVELRIHHQFLVSSNTRKDSIKQIYAHQQTLAQCRKWLDAHYPSIERVPLSSNAEAARRIRNEWHSAAIASDVAASLYDLEIFHSNIEDNPENTTRFLVIGREKVPQSGNDKTSLLISAHDRAGALLEILAPFAKHNISLTSIETRPALPEKWAYVFFIDLEGHIEQDNVKAAIAEIRPLVKEVRVLGSYPIAVL
- a CDS encoding acyl-CoA dehydrogenase family protein, which translates into the protein MLAYDADLELFRDNFKRFMNEHIAPDYAAWERDGIMPREIWSRLGENGFLCVDVPEAYGGYGVAVEYSLMLIEESARAGFAALSTAISCHSDIAAPYILHIANEAQKQYWLPKMVTGEVVGAIGMTEPGAGSDLQAMRSSAILQGDHYLLNGSKTFISNGQHADLVVLAVKTDPQARAKGVSLLLVDTHLDGFKKGTNLDKIGLHSQDTSELFYDNVKVPADQLLGQAGQGFAYLMQELPRERTAIAATALGAIRGAIDITKHYVQERQAFGQAIGQFQNTRFVLAQAKIDELATAAFYERNLTLYKQDKLDVETAAALKAFSSDMQMKVADSLLQLFGGYGYMTEYPISRFFTDARIQRIYGGTNEIMKEIVARGMIGR
- a CDS encoding bifunctional prephenate dehydrogenase/3-phosphoshikimate 1-carboxyvinyltransferase, which codes for MLQPLFQKVAFIGLGLIGSSLARVIKQQHLAVEVVASTRSKQTLADAKALGLIDTGFSQAIDAVQGADLVVLALPVRATQQVLETIKPYLSKNVILTDVGSTKGNVVAAAAAVFPEGFPEGFVPGHPIAGAEHTGVHAGRADLFADHKVILTPLDSSAPWAVEKLTQLWQAARAEVICMDVQKHDEVLAHTSHLPHLMAFNLVEQLASRQDNYDIFRYAAGGFRDFSRIAASDPEMWHDIFFANKTAILNAVDGFEAQLKSLRQLIETDDSHALMGMLGHAQAARQHFNHMLAKKPLMEKNKVTQQFNILPGSHRFNGKFTIPGDKSVSHRSIMFGAIAEGTTQVSGFLEGEDALATLQAFRDMGVSIEGPKNGQVTIHGVGMHGLKAPVSALYMGNSGTSMRLLSGMLSAQQFDSVMTGDASLTKRPMERVAKPLRLMGAQIQTTGERGTPPVSMTGQQQLKGIHYDLPMASAQVKSGILLAALWAEGETSVTEPEPTRDHTERMLRAFGYEVKTEGNRISLQGGGKLTATHIQVPSDISSAAFFMVGAAICENADVTLEAVGINPTRTGIIEILKQMGADLTVENERIAGGEPIADIRIRGSRTLKGIHIPEDQVPLAIDEFPALFIAAACAEGQTILTGAAELRVKESDRIQVMADGLQTMGIQCTPTDDGIIIEGKGQANDWSDIFTGGEIESHHDHRIAMSFSMAGLRSSAPITIYGTETVATSFPTFTQLTTQAGFSIEVEENQ